The sequence below is a genomic window from Thermoplasmata archaeon.
CTATTCAATATATAAAATATTGAGATATATGGCAGAAATAGAACATTGGAATTTTCACTGATTTTTTGCAATTTAGATACTGCACTGTACGAAAAAAATAAAATCGAGAAAAGAGTGTTACGAACTTTGAGACGTTAAAAGAGTAGATGGCAAGGTTGTTGCTAAATATATAGGATAGGCAAAACACCTAATGCTAAAACAGAGCTTACTGATAAGGATTTATAGCCGTATATAGAAAAGCTCATAAAAATAGGCATAACAGATGATCGATTAAGAGAGATTCTGAATGCGATGGGCATAAAAACAGTTTATTTCTGGTACAGTTATACACAGAAATATTAAATATTAGAGATTCTATTGAATTCTATATGTCTGATAAAGATTTTCTGAATAATTTTGATAAAATTTCGAGAATTGGATGGTTTGAAAACGAAGGTTTAAACAGGCTTGCTTTAAACGAATATGATATTAAAGCAAGAGATGAATTGATATTACAGTTAAGCAAAATTGACGCAGAGATAAATATGGATGATGCCGGAAATATATATGGCTCTATAGGTAACGAGAAAAATGGTATGATCGCAATTGGTTCACACATGGATTCTGTACCTAATGGTGGAAGATTTGACGGCACTTATGGTGTAGTTTCAGGGCTACAAATGCTAAAGGTATTTTCAAAAAGTGATCTAAACAAAAAAATAATGGTAATAGATTTTACAAATGAGGAAGGAGCAAGATGGCAACCAGATCTTCTTGGATCTGGACTGGCTACCGGAGTCTTTGATCAAGATTTTGTTTATTCTAGAACTGACAAAAATAACAGGAGATTTGGAGCTGTATTAAAAAAAACGAGATACTATGGATCCAGCGAAAATAGAATTAAATATTTAAAACCAGAATATTATATTGAGCCGCATATAGAACAAGGGCCTATTCTTGAAAAAGAGGGATATATAATCGGAATACCGGTTGGAATAGTTACAGACATTGTTGAAAATTACACTTTTGCAGGAGAATCAAATCAGGCTGGGCCCACACCAATGAACATGAGAAAAGATGCACTTGTAGGAGCTTCTAAATTCATTTTTCAAATATATGAGTTAGCAAGAAAAATAGCTCCAAATTTAGTAATGACTGTCGGTGATATAAAAAATTTACCAAATGTCTATAATGTAATACCTGGCAGCGTTCAATTAA
It includes:
- a CDS encoding M20 family metallo-hydrolase, whose protein sequence is MSDKDFLNNFDKISRIGWFENEGLNRLALNEYDIKARDELILQLSKIDAEINMDDAGNIYGSIGNEKNGMIAIGSHMDSVPNGGRFDGTYGVVSGLQMLKVFSKSDLNKKIMVIDFTNEEGARWQPDLLGSGLATGVFDQDFVYSRTDKNNRRFGAVLKKTRYYGSSENRIKYLKPEYYIEPHIEQGPILEKEGYIIGIPVGIVTDIVENYTFAGESNQAGPTPMNMRKDALVGASKFIFQIYELARKIAPNLVMTVGDIKNLPNVYNVIPGSVQLTLDIRSPDKKLAYQHSKIAKDMAEQIASENGLNLTHEVAWRLDTTLFDQELTKTIEKVCKQLNLKYKFIYSWPTHDAMYMNKITRTAMIMIPSHNGRSHTKEEYSRDSDLISGLKVLKNTLNKLML